The sequence TGAGTGTAAGGCCAAGAGTAGAACTACAGAAATGAAATGCTCCTTAAGTCATCATGTTGCGTGGGGAAAATGCATTGAATCAGTTCAATCTCTGATTAATCCTTAAACATTAGGGGCCTGGGAACGAGGTTAGGAAAGACTGATGGaggtttttgttcatttttttaaaaatctaatacaTTGTTTACCAATAATCTTAAAACCCCATCTTAATGGGCAACTGGTGAAATATTTTTTGTGTTCAAAGGCTGATCTTCCAGATGAAGGAGTAATAGCTACACTTGCcaataaagcaaagaaaaaagGCAAGTTTGGAGCAAAAAAAGCATGCAGTTAATATTTAATTCCAGATAATCTAGTGCCAACTAATAAAGTTACTTTTTCAGGTAAAGCTCCATTGACTTTGAATTCTACAGAATCAAAAAGCAGAGCAAAATCAACAACTGCAAAATCTCGCACAGTTCCAAAAGTAAGTTCCCAAGTACAAGTCTCAGAGCACATTTATCTAAATAATCTGTTAGTGAAGAAAATACTGATTTTTACTTTGTTATCCATTTGAATTAGAGGGATTGTATGTGAGAAATTGTTGGTTTCTTTCATTGTTTTGAGACTTTCTGATGGTTTGGAAAAACTTATGGGTCtagaatttcttttgaactgaTTTGAGATTGGATTTGTTATCCATAGTGACTATTAAATGGTTGTAtagaaagggaaggggtggtgaaaaactttttgcaaaaaaaaattaaatcaaattaattcCTTTTGGGGAAAACAGTTGCTAACATTTAGTTTAAGCTGTAGCTTGTTTAAAGCCATCTTGGTTGGATGAGAACCTTTGGATTAAAGTTACTACTTAGTCTTCCTTGCCCTTAATTGCACTCCATTCCAAATGGTCATGGTATTTCGCATTACAGGAACTAGCTTTTGAATCTAAAAGTAAGCAATGAGTGGAGCAAAATTCAGAAAGAAAACTTTGGTTGGCAGTAAGCAACCATGCATTGCTTGCCATACCACAATTTGTAGTAGGATCCACATTAAACACTGCATCTAAATGTTATTGCAGGTACCTCAAACCAAACCAAGTTTATTCTCCAACCATGACAAGGAAATGCACATTAGAAGGTATTGGTATCTAACTGAAGTGCAACATTTTGATGGTCTGAATGTCTGTCTTCTGTGTCATGTAAATGCTGAACATGTATTTGCCACAAATTGTTTTGTATCTATTAAATATCTTTTTATTGCACATGCAAGCAGTGGGCCAAAACCAGGCAATGAAAAGACTTCAGttcatcaaggagccctgatgAAGAAGTCATTGAGTGACAAAAGGTAAAACCCAGGTTTTACTTATTTATCTTAAGACTATcttagggattttttttaaagaaatcaccAAACATCAAAGGTCCAAGCTTATGTCCTGAAttgatttactgttttttttttctttagtgtAACTTTGGGGAATGGTTGTACAAAAATGGTCAAACTTGGGCCCTTGACAAGTGCATGAATCCAAccacttgttttattttctctccactTTCCATTTTAGTTGAGAAGCACATGGAAGGAGCAATGAAGCTGAAATTCACTTTTACTTTAATTGAATGTGGATAATACACTTCAGGGTCATTGGAGATACCAATTTTAGCCTTGAAATCAGAAAGGATATTCATAGCTTTAGCTATTGTGCAAAATACTTGTAAATGTAACTCCCACTgactctaattttttttaaaatcagaattggACCAAAAGCAAGCAAATGTTCATATCCTAAACGTGTGAATAGGTCACTGCCAATTATCAAAATACCTTTGGCTGATGGGCAGGTAAGTGTCTTTCAAGTGCAGGTTGGATTAAACTTTAAAACAGATTTATGCATAATCTCTTCAAAAATGCTTTGCCTTGCTTGAGCTTTCAAACTCCTGGAAATGTTTTGGATTTTTCTATTCCATTCCCAATTCTTTGAACAAGACCATTCTTTAATTCCTCATTTCACTTTGGTTAATTTTATTGAGTAGTCCTAATCTATTATAGGATGCCCAGAAATGCAGACATTAGTGCACATGGCCACAGTCTTTTACAAATgtgacattaattttgtttttgtatgcAAGGTTTATTGAATAATACAATTTTTCTGTCATGATTTTAAAACTGTATCTGCACTCTTGAAAGGTTCTGCAGAGCGGAAGTACCATTCTTTGGGCTATGAACCCTTCTGAGGACTGTACAACGTTTGTCACTCTGATAACCTGTTCTCCCTTCTGTTTACCCACATATTCTCAATTGGTATTGTACCTAAAGGTCCATTCCATGAATGAGTAGCTCCATATGCCAGGACTTGATTACTATCAAAGTCCAACTCCTTTGACAATCAACATTTgctgactctcccactattgatATTCTGGGCCTTTATCAGCAAAAATTTTTAAATAGATCAGCCAcatgctgtggctacaagaaaGGCAGGATATTTTGTGGCAAGTAATTCATCTAACTCAAGGCTTTCCCATTTACGAggcaagtcaggaatgtgaatcGATGCTCTATTATTGGAATGACCCTTGAGGTTAGCTTTTTAATAATTCTCTTCCATCTTCCAGTCTAATGTCTTGTGAGACCTGGAAGAAAATGGGTAATTTGTCAAAAAGACTTCATCCATTTCAATAATTAATATTGGCTTGCATTCACATCTTATATGTCCAAATATTCCatgatttgtttttgttgttgttcTGAAAAATCTTGTATCAGAGCTCCAGAGAAtactcttggtattggtttattattgccacttgcacTGGagaatagtgaaaaacttgtcttgcataccgttcatacagatcaattcattagtgcattgaggtagtacaggataaaaacaataacaatatagaggaagtgcagtgtaggttgataaggtgcaaggtcataaggtagattgtaaggccaagagtccatctaatcttgtaagggaaccattcaatagtcttatcacagtaggatagaagctcaCCTTCTGTATCTTATCcttgatgggagaagagagaatgacccaggtgggtgtggtctttgattatgctggctgcttcaccaagcagCGAgcagtgtagacggagtccatcgcgggaggttggtttctgtgatgcgctgggctgtgtccacaactctctgcagtttcttgcagtcccaggcagagcagttgctgtaccaagccatgatgcatccagatcagatgctttctatggtgtatcaataaaactTGGAaaatgtcaaagggaacatgccaaatttctttagcctcctgaggaagtagaggtgctggtgagctttcttggccgtggtatctacatgtttggaccagggcaggctattggcaatgttcactcctgggaacttgaagctctttacCTCGGCACTGCTGATGtagacaagagcatgtgcactgcccctttcctgctcttttgttttgctgatgttgagggaaaggttattgtcactaagctctatctccttcctgtactccaactcgctatttgagatacgacGTGCTACGGTGGTATCATGCACTTGCCATATTTTCTGCAACTGAGCAGGTCATTTTTGACCTTGGTGTGAATTATTGCAACTTTTGATTCCCCACTGGAATGCTTGTGCTAGAATGGAAATCTTCGGTTTGCATACTCTATCCCAGCTGTGCACATCTGTTTGCTTCTGAGATCTCTCCAATTAACATCTACAAACTTATGAATGAAAATCCAATGGATACTTGCCactgaattccctccttaaacacaTTTTTGCAGTCCATTCAAATGCATTCTTTTGAGACTCTCTTCCAATCAAAATATAGATgtcaaaatgtaatttttttttgctctggccACATGAGCAAGTGCTGGAATAGCATCCTTGCTGAAATGTTTTGGGACATGTGCTGTAAAATGCAAGTTGATCTTGTTGgcagtttttatttaagaaaaagatGCTTGGTTTTTACTCTTGTACAGGTGCTTGTTCAAGAATTGGCAACTTTTACATCTGATAGATTATCAGTCTGAAAAATGaatcttctctctccactagtATAACCAGTGACTTTGTTTTGAGATTTCTAGCATTAGCAGTGTTTGTTTTCTCTAGTGCATATTTTTGGGACAAACTTTAGCACTTTGAAAGGATAAAAGCTAGTGgatagtttaattttttttgcacatttaaAGCAGTTACTCAAGTTATTTAATTACTCTGGATCTGCAAATGGATTTATTTACAGTTGTACTTTTTGAACTTTGCTACCTAGGCAATCAGTGCAGCTGGTGAGGAAGTAAATAACATTGATGTGCAGTCACTTGATCCACAAGCCCTTCAGGGTATTCAGTTGCTAGTGGTAAGCAATTTTCTCTGAGTTGTTATTTTGTGAAAATTGATGCCTTGCTGAGGCTCCGGAAGATTTTTAAACCCTTTTTTAATTTCTACTTTTCAAACAAGGTGGCAAAGGTCATTTTCACAAGCTATTTGAATGGTTAGTCTTTCACGTAAGGTTCTTGATTGAGTCAATGCAGCTTGACTATTAATTTATATTCTGCCTCTTGGTGCCAATCAGTAAAGTTGGCTTCCACTTTCTTGGGAGAGGTAttacctattcacaaaggatgggttacacctgactccaaggggtccaatatcctggtgggaatgtttaatatagctgttggggagggtttaaactaatttggcagggggaaggaaaccaggatgttaggatagaggaagagttatataggagcaagtccaagacagtgtacagtgaagatggaaagaaggacaggccagtgaaaagacaggataatttgctgaacaatagaaatacagcaaaatcagcAGCAGGTACtagtctaaatgtactatatttaaacatGTGtaacattagaaataaggtggatgaccttgtggcacagctacagatttaaaaaaaatatgacattgggGCAATCagagtcatggcttaaggaaagttgagtgggaactaaatgtccaggggtacacagtgtgtaggaaagataggcagaggGGTGGTGTGGTCCTGATGGTtaataatgatataaaatcaaaatagaagggacatagggtcagaagaagtggaatcctcatgggtggagctaagaaatggcaagggtaaaaggacaatagcagttatatataggccccctaacagcagctgggatgtggaatataagttacagctagaaatagaaaaagtgtgtcagagagacaacgtcaagacagttatgggggattttaacatgaagatggactgggaaagccaggaaggcagtggatgtctGGAGATCAAGTTTGAGGAAGGTCTACGGGATgactttttggagcagcttgatGAGCTCGCCAGGGGATGGGCTGTTTTGGATtaggtgctgtgtaatgaaccggaggtgattagggaactaaaggtaaaggaaccattaggaactagcaacCACAACATGATTGAGTCAGTTTCAAGTTTGTAaaagagaagctgatatcagatgtgtcaatatttcagtggaacaaaggaaattacagtggcatgagagaggaactggcccaaatcgattggaaaagtaagctagttggagggatggcagagcagaaatggatggaatttctacaagaaataaggaaaatgcaggatagatatattccaagaaaaaaaaggttatgaatggaaaaatggcacaaatgtgaaggctaaaataaaagcaaaagggagggcatacaaggaaacaaaaattagtgggaaaacaagaCTGGGAAGCTTCTTAAAAACTTacaaagaaactaagaaggtcattaggaaagaagatgaattatgaaaggaagttggcagataaaatACAAAAAGAtactgagtttttttaaatatgaagagtaaaagagacacgggttgatataggaccaattgaaaatggtgtgggagagattataatggataaaagatggcagaggaactaaatgagtattttgcatcagtcttcactgtggaggacatcagcaatatactggatagtcgGGGGTCTTGGGGGATACAACTGAATTCTGTTAAGATTACTAGAAAGAAGGTGCTTGgcaagctaaatggactaaagacacaAGTCTcctggatgaggtgcaccccgggttctgaagaaggtggcttcggagattgcggaggcattggtgataattttccaggaatcaatagacgctggcatggttccagaggactggaaggtcacaaatgcagttctgctgtataagaaaggtgggaggcagcataaaggaaattatagacctattagtctgacgtcagtggtgggaaagttattggaatctatcctcaaggatgaggttatggaatacctagaggtgcaaagcaagataggcccaagccaggatggttttgtgaagggaagatcctgcctgaccaacttattggagttgctttttttttaaggaaatctcaggtagggtggataagggagaggttgtggatgttgtgtatttagactttcaaaaggccttcgacaaggtgctgcacaagaggctgattaataagatgcgAGCTCGTGGAactacaggtaggatattggaatgggtggagcattggctggtaggcagaaagcaaagggtgggaataaagggaccctgttctgattggctgctggttactagtggtgttccacaggggtcggtgttggggccactttttttaaccttgtacattaatgatttggatggagtaaatggttttatggttaagtttgcagacaacaccaaagtaggtggaggagtagggagtactgaagaaacaggaaggttgcagaaagacagatagtttaggagaatgggcaaagaaatggcaaatgagattcaatgagaaatgtgccattgtacactttgaattttctccccatctagataatctgcccatttatttctttttccaaaatacagaagtacaaagggacttggaaatactcatgcaggataccctaaaggttaaccaccaggttggattggcagtATAGAAAgcgaatgttagcattc comes from Pristis pectinata isolate sPriPec2 chromosome 13, sPriPec2.1.pri, whole genome shotgun sequence and encodes:
- the LOC127577390 gene encoding borealin-2-like isoform X3, whose protein sequence is MASGTRAQRVHCLDSAVSAQAVLSQEVKDEKVQLFMKYFDAKANEKIREMEQTFGKLMDMVGSVLAVHLLKMPAAIKRIKLKDFLVTGGTDQVPVAAVMADLPDEGVIATLANKAKKKGKAPLTLNSTESKSRAKSTTAKSRTVPKVPQTKPSLFSNHDKEMHIRSSGPKPGNEKTSVHQGALMKKSLSDKRIGPKASKCSYPKRVNRSLPIIKIPLADGQAISAAGEEVNNIDVQSLDPQALQGIQLLVVFICKIA
- the LOC127577390 gene encoding borealin-2-like isoform X2 translates to MASGTRAQRVHCLDSAVSAQAVLSQEVKDEKVQLFMKYFDAKANEKIREMEQTFGKLMDMVGSVLAVHLLKMPAAIKRIKLKDFLVTGGTDQVPVAAVMADLPDEGVIATLANKAKKKGKAPLTLNSTESKSRAKSTTAKSRTVPKVPQTKPSLFSNHDKEMHIRSGPKPGNEKTSVHQGALMKKSLSDKRIGPKASKCSYPKRVNRSLPIIKIPLADGQAISAAGEEVNNIDVQSLDPQALQGIQLLVTQLTALCEKAQNSAKHANSI
- the LOC127577390 gene encoding borealin-2-like isoform X1; this translates as MASGTRAQRVHCLDSAVSAQAVLSQEVKDEKVQLFMKYFDAKANEKIREMEQTFGKLMDMVGSVLAVHLLKMPAAIKRIKLKDFLVTGGTDQVPVAAVMADLPDEGVIATLANKAKKKGKAPLTLNSTESKSRAKSTTAKSRTVPKVPQTKPSLFSNHDKEMHIRSSGPKPGNEKTSVHQGALMKKSLSDKRIGPKASKCSYPKRVNRSLPIIKIPLADGQAISAAGEEVNNIDVQSLDPQALQGIQLLVTQLTALCEKAQNSAKHANSI